One part of the Calypte anna isolate BGI_N300 chromosome 14, bCalAnn1_v1.p, whole genome shotgun sequence genome encodes these proteins:
- the ARHGAP17 gene encoding rho GTPase-activating protein 17 isoform X3: MKKQFNRMKQLANQTVGRAEKTEVLSEDLLQIERRLDTVRSVCHLAQKRLIACFQGQYGTDPEKRHKKLPLTALAQNMQEGSVQLSDETLLGKMLDTCGDAENKLAMELSQHEVQIEREVLDPLALLTETEIPNIQKQRKQLAKLVLDWDSARGRYNQAHKTSGTNFQVHPSKIESLKEEMDEAGNKVEQCKDQLAADMYSFVSKEGEYAKCFVMLLEAQADYHRKALAVIEKVLPEIQAHQDKWTEKPAFGTPLEEHLKRSGREIAVPIEACVMMLLETGMREEGLFRIAAGASKLKKLKAALDCSTSQLDEFYSDPHAVAGALKSYLRELPEPLMTYSLYEEWTQAANIQDQDKKLQELWRICNRLPKHYYANFRYLIKFLAKLAQNSDVNKMTPSNVAIVLGPNLLWAKNEGSLAEMAAATSVHVVAVIEPIIQHADWFFPGDQDFNVSGAFVAIPAVNSNHLSHTGNEYESGTLERKRPVSMTAMEVDFLKKESFGVKVMDFQGNPRRCGTINRKHTSPAFQPPLPPTEAALLAQPGAEQHSPASGAETSPLGAGFALSAGTAEHLQSQGYEDGSTSKSKENTSSATPPPVRNGGQAGSVQNQPTSSTNQLSVTQPQNTAGPSPHSMRRAVKKPAPAPPKPANPPPGQPGSQSSAPAAQPPSVSPKPPAPSSSPPAQHANQGAVPTSASQVSAPRRYSSTLSPIQAPNHPPPQPPTQATPPLQPKSNSQASPPAAPSSEHGPEQPCYTPPQTPTPPDTPPLGKHQISSPSPQPSAQEPSQSHSPPQSGTGTLPRPRPVPKPRNRPSVPPPPHPPSQLPGDGILVNPTQTASKIVTGGDGYCE, translated from the exons GGCTGAGAAAACAGAGGTACTCAGTGAAGACCTGTTGCAG ATCGAGAGACGTCTTGACACTGTGAGATCTGTTTGCCACCTAGCACAGAAGAGATTAATTGCCTGTTTTCAGGGCCAGTATGGTACAGACCCTGAGAAGAGACAT AAAAAACTTCCTCTAACAGCTCTTGCTCAAAATATGCAAGAAGGATCTGTCCAGCTAAGTGATGAAACTCTGTTGGG gaaaatgctaGATACATGTGGTGATGCAGAGAATAAGCTGGCAATGGAGCTCTCTCAGCACGAAGTACAGATTGAAAGAGAAGTTTTAGATCCTCTGGCTCTACTAACAGAG ACAGAGATCCCAAACAttcagaagcagaggaagcagctggCAAAGCTCGTGTTGGACTGGGATTCTGCAAGAGGAag GTATAATCAAGCCCACAAGACTTCAGGAACAAATTTTCAAGTGCATCCTTCAAAAATAGAATCACTTAAGGAAGAGATGGATGAAGCAGGAAATAAAGTAGAACAATGCAAG gatcaGCTAGCAGCAGACATGTACAGCtttgtgtccaaagaagggGAATATGCTAAATGTTTTGTTATG TTATTAGAAGCACAAGCAGATTACCATAGAAAAGCATTAGCAGTCATAGAAAAGGTCCTACCCGAAATTCAAGCCCATCAAG ACAAATGGACTGAAAAACCAGCTTTTGGAACTCCATTGGAAGAGCATCTCAAGCGCAGTGGCCGTGAGATTGCAGTCCCCATTGAAGCCTGTGTAATGATGCTTTTGGAAACAGGAATGAGGGAGGAG GGCTTGTTCAGAATTGCTGCTGGAGCCTCCAagttaaaaaagctgaaagctgcCTTGGACTGTTCCACTTCCCAACTTGATGAATTTTATTCCGATCCCCATGCTGTTGCAG GTGCCTTGAAATCCTATTTGCGAGAGCTGCCAGAACCTTTAATGACCTACAGTCTGTATGAGGAGTGGACACAAGCTGCAAA tattcAGGACCAGGATAAGAAGCTACAAGAGTTATGGAGAATTTGTAATAGGTTACCTAAGCATTATTATGCTAATTTCAG gtatttaataaaatttttagcAAAGCTTGCACAGAACAGTGATGTTAACAAAATGACACCCAGCAATGTTGCAATAGTCTTGGGCCCCAACTTGTTATGGGCAAAGAATGAAGG ATCTCTTGCTGAGATGGCAGCAGCAACTTCAGTCCACGTGGTAGCAGTTATTGAGCCAATCATTCAGCATGCAGACTGGTTCTTCCCTGGAG ATCAAGATTTCAATGTTTCTGGGGCATTTGTTGCAATTCCTGCTGTTAATTCCAATCACTTGTCACACACTGGGAATGAATATGAGTCTGGGACACTGGAAAGGAAGAGGCCTGTTAGTATGACAGCCATGGAAGTGGATTTCTTGAAGAAGGAAAG CTTTGGTGTCAAGGTTATGGACTTCCAAGGGAACCCCCGGAGATGTGGCACTATAAATAGAAAGCACACATCCCCTGCTTTCCAGCCACCACTGCCACCCACCgaggctgctctgctggctcagCCTGGAGCGGAGCAGCACTCCCCAGCTTCTGGGGCTGAAACAAGCCCCCTGGGTGCTGGGTTTGCCctctctgctggcacagcagaacACTTACAAAGTCAAGGCTATGAGGATGGCAG taccTCAAAATCTAAGGAGAACACATCTTCAGCTACTCCTCCACCCGTGAGAAATGGTGGCCAAGCAGGCTCTGTCCAGAACCAGCCAACAAGCAGCACAAATCAGCTTTCTGTTACTCAGCCACAGAACACAGCAGGTCCCAGTCCCCACTCCATGAGGAGAG CTGTTAAGAAGCCTGCACCAGCTCCCCCCAAACCAGCCAACCCACCGCCGGGGCAGCCAGGAAGCCAAAGTTCTGCCCCAGCTGCTCAGCCACCCTCTGTCTCTCCAAAACCACCCGCTCCAAGTTCTTCTCCTCCCGCTCAGCATGCAAACCAAGGAGCTGTCCCCACCTCCGCTTCCCAGGTTTCCGCACCTCGGAGATACTCCAGCACCCTGTCCCCTATCCAGGCTCCCAACCACCCACCACCACAGCCCCCAACCCAGGCTACTCCTCCACTGCAGCCCAAATCAAACAGTCAAGCATCTCCTCCAGCTGCACCCAGCAGTGAGCATGGACCAGAGCAGCCCTGTTACACTCCTCCCCAGACTCCGACGCCACCCGATACTCCCCCCCTAGGAAAGCACCAGAtcagctccccctccccacagccatcTGCTCAAGAACCCTCCCAGTCCCACTCCCCACCTCAGAGTGGAACGGGCACGCTGCCGAGGCCACGGCCAGTACCAAAGCCCAGAAACAGACCCAGTGTTCCCCCTCCACCCCATCCTCCTTCTCAGCTGCCCGGAGATGGCATTCTTGTGAACCCCACGCAAACAGCCTCCAAAATAGTAACAG GTGGGGATGGTTACTGCGAATAA